From the Sus scrofa isolate TJ Tabasco breed Duroc unplaced genomic scaffold, Sscrofa11.1 Contig74, whole genome shotgun sequence genome, one window contains:
- the LOC106507272 gene encoding LOW QUALITY PROTEIN: olfactory receptor 4P4-like (The sequence of the model RefSeq protein was modified relative to this genomic sequence to represent the inferred CDS: inserted 1 base in 1 codon), translating into MENQNNVTEFVFMGLWGNKTIELVLFFLFLLCYLAVLMGNFFILLTITCSHLIQQPMYYFLCHLSLMDLCYTSTVVPRLIRDLAAARKNISYNNCLTQLFTAHLLAGVEIFILVSMAFDRYVAIVKPLHYLVIMNRQRCNMLIIMAWVVGFWHAIALLLMVLKLPFCGPNQIDHYICDVKPLLKLVCRDIHVVSILVIANSGMVVVVIFLVLVASYVVILYNLKTHTSAGRRKALSTCSSHVTVVVLFFVPCIYTYVLPAGSENKDKEISVFYTVIAPMLNPLIYTLRNVEMKIAMRKVWSKVAXLGLKYMR; encoded by the exons ATGGAAAATCAGAATAATGTCACAGAATTTGTTTTCATGGGGCTCTGGGGAAATAAGACAATAGAGCTAGtgttatttttcttgttcctCCTCTGTTACCTGGCTGTCTTAATGGGGAATTTCTTCATCTTACTCACAATCACATGCAGCCATCTAATCCAACAACCAATGTACTACTTTCTCTGCCACCTTTCCCTCATGGACCTCTGCTACACCTCTACTGTGGTCCCCAGGCTCATCAGAGACTTAGCTGCAGCGAGAAAAAACATTTCCTACAACAACTGCCTGACCCAGCTCTTCACTGCCCACTTGCTGGCAGGTGTGGAAATATTCATCTTGGTGTCCATGGCTTTTGACCGCTATGTTGCCATCGTCAAGCCCCTGCACTACCTGGTCATCATGAATAGGCAGAGGTGTAACATGCTAATCATAATGGCCTGGGTTGTGGGGTTTTGGCACGCTATTGCTCTCCTTCTCATGGTTCTCAAATTACCTTTCTGTGGTCCTAATCAGATAGATCACTACATATGTGATGTGAAGCCTCTTTTGAAACTGGTGTGCAGGGATATTCATGTTGTGAGTATCCTAGTGATTGCAAATTCAGGGATGGTGGTGGTTGTCATATTTCTTGTCTTAGTAGCTTCTTACGTAGTCATATTGTATAATCTTAAAACACACACCTCTGCAGGGCGACGCAAAGCTCTCTCAACTTGTAGTTCTCACGTAACAGTTGTAGTGTTATTCTTTGTGCCCTGCATCTATACTTATGTTTTACCTGCAGGTAGTGAGAACAAGGATAAGGAAATCTCTGTGTTTTACACTGTGATTGCCCCCATGCTGAATCCTCTCATCTATACCCTGCGAAACGTGGAGATGAAAATTGCCATGCGGAAGGTATGGTCCAAAGTGG CATTGGGTTTAAAGTACATGAGGTAA